A region of the Thermanaerothrix sp. genome:
GGTACGCCACCCAGGTCTTGCCGCTGCCGGTGGGGGCCGAAAGTATCCCGTTCCGATCCCTTATGGCCTCGTAGGCCCTCTCCTGCCAGGGGTAAAAACCGCCTGCCCCGTCCTCCATAAGCTCCATGATTCAACCCCTCTGATCCTCATCCCAAGAATCCATGTAGCATGCCATCACCGGTATTATCCGGTCTTGGCCGTCAACCGTCGTGTGCCAGTCCCCTATCCGCTTCGCCCCCATGTGAAGGTAAAAGCCCTCCGCGAAGGGGTCGGACAGTATCCAAACCCACGAGGCCCCCCTGCGGCGGGCCTCCCCCACCGCGTGTTCAAAGAGCCTCCGCCCCAACCCCATGCCCATGTAGGGCGGGTCAACCCACATGTGGTCCAGCTCCCATCTATCCTGATCCCACAGGAGGGACGAAAAACCCACCATCTCCCCCGAGGGGGCGCACATGACGAAAACCGGGTTCTCCCTTATGTAATCCTCCGTCACCGTAAGGGGCCCCGCCCACTGGTCTATGGTCTTGGGGTCGTACCCCCAATGGGCCTTGGCGGCATAGGCTATGCGGGTGAGCTCCGGACCGTCCCCCGCCGCAGCTTCCCTTA
Encoded here:
- a CDS encoding GNAT family N-acetyltransferase, whose amino-acid sequence is MIERDKSPDGFYIREAAAGDGPELTRIAYAAKAHWGYDPKTIDQWAGPLTVTEDYIRENPVFVMCAPSGEMVGFSSLLWDQDRWELDHMWVDPPYMGMGLGRRLFEHAVGEARRRGASWVWILSDPFAEGFYLHMGAKRIGDWHTTVDGQDRIIPVMACYMDSWDEDQRG